The sequence below is a genomic window from Nicotiana tomentosiformis chromosome 6, ASM39032v3, whole genome shotgun sequence.
CCGCCCCGCATAGTTATTGTTTTTAGTTTTcaacccgccccgccccgccccgccccacttaagttttttcttttttactttgtttttattttcttctaaAACAAACTAGTTTGACGTACTCCAATCATACAAATATATGAGGACGAGTGTTTTTATTATGTGATGCCAGATTAGATATAGGATGATACACAACACTGAAATACCATATTAGATGTAGTATAGGTGTCAGTACACATATATTTTTATAGTTAAGTTCTGTTTTACTTTCTTTATCCATACACTGAAATACAAACAAACATAGAAGTGAAAGAAGACTGTACTGGACAGTGAATTGGGAAACTGCGTAGAGAGCTTAGCTGAAGCTATGAACGGATCTTCCTGCCAAAAAGAattaaaatttcaaaatcgaAAAGAAAAAAAACCTACATGaaggaaaaatttaaaaattacacCCATGGAttctattatattatatattCAGCTTTCACGCATGTTGCAAAATTTTCGGTAATATTATAATCTAGGAGCAtgaccacaaaaaaaaaaaaaaaaaaatcttcgcTCGCTCTACCTCATATGAAAATTGTATCACATAAAATTTGACAAATTTAAGTAATATCATTTTGTTGAGACATATGCAAATTGGTTAATTATAATTCAAAATAACATTCGTGCTAGTAAAAAAGAATGTAAAATtgtagttgaagttattgctttGTTTCAGAAAAGATGAAATTCAAAGCTGCTCTGCATTGAACCCGCAACCCGCCCCGCccgttttaaaatttttaaaaactgTTTTAACCCGCCCCGCACCCGCATAAGAGTAAACCCGCCCTGCATCCGCCccgccccattgccatccctaGTAAGACTAAATTTAAAGAGACTGGATGAAGTCTCGAGCAGGAATGCGTCCATAGAAATATGATAATGAGTTTCTTTTATTGCATGACAAAAAAATGTATATTACATTGGTAACAATGTACACCACCTGACCTACCCATGCTTTAAGATTGAAGTTTTTACCAAAAACCTCTTAAACAAAGAAAGATATTGTAATGAGTTAGTATAAGTCAAAAATAATCCTCATAACAAGAAGCCAAATATATATGTGCAATTTTGACAACTATACTTACAACAACTGCAGATATAAACTATTTTGAAGTGTTTTGGAAAACCCTCCAATATCAATCTTTTATTACACGAATGAAAAACACTGGTTGTTGCAATAAAGAGGCTGCAATATTTAGCATGGGAGGCTTTTCATTCTCTAGTCCCTGCATTCACTTTTACTTGGTaggtatactaaaaatagatttttatttttatttgtcactttacgcatatacaaaaaatatttttctgctatacgtatttattactcatttcaaatcattttctcaaatccaataaaatatgcatcaattaatatggatatcatgataaattatgcacttcatttattatttcttaacgGACGTGAAAAGTGAAAACGTATCAAGCAAAAGTAAACGGAAGGAGTATGTAGTACGTAATTTATTAATTGCACGTTATGGCCTCCCATTACTGTTTGACTGAGATTAACTTATAATGTCCTGAGAATctcacaaaactccaaatttcatAACTGTGTAAGGATTAAAATTGTGAAACACCAAAAAGGGAGGAAAAAGAACAGAAAATATATCCTGAATCGACCATTCAAATTTCAAGCTTTCAACTCTTAAGTAGTATAAAAGTTTCTTGAACTGATTCCTTTGCCTAGCTATGAAATCTCCCAATCGCATCAGAGCCCTATACAAATTTACAAAAACCTCACCAACTCTCAAATTTGCTTCCATCCTTTTATGTAAAATACTACTAGTATACTCAAACCTTTTTATCAACAGAACAGAGAATGGAAGATATTCTACTTCTCATAAACTCCAAGATTTCAGAAGCAGAGGGTCTGAGACTGGAACAATCACTTAAGCACAATGCTGCAAGCGATGTCATAGCCTTAGCTTCCTCCAATTCATAATCCCTGTTAAGGCGCGGATCCACCATTTCAGCTACTTTAGAGGCATTCTTTAAAACAGGAGCAGCTTTTGATATTAGTCTATCCCCACTATCTGAGGAAAAGGCTTCAACCCCTGAAATGAGTTCTAAAATAACAACTCCAAAGCTATATATGTCATTTTTCTTGGAGGCAATGCCAGTTCTCAAGTAGTGAGGATCAGTATAGCCTGGAGAACCAAGCATCAGACGGTTCGTTGGTGGCAAAACTGAAGAAGAAAATCCCATCTTTGCTGACCCAAAATCACAAAGCTTGCAGTTGAATTGCTTATCTAACAATATATTTGAAGCTTTGATATCACTATGGACTATTTGTAATGGACATTTGTCGTGGAGATATTCAATGGCTTGACCAAGTTGAAATGCCACTGTCATACGGTTTCTCCATGGAATAATTATGTCTCTCTTCCCGTGGAGTTTGTCCTGTAAAGTCCCATTTGAAACATACTCAAATACAAGCATATTGCCTAATTGTGCGTCGTCACAGTGATCAAGAAGCTTGACAATGTTATCATGTTGGATTTGAAGCAAGATGTCTAATTCTTGCTTGTAAATTCTGTTGAGACGCTCGCTGCTGCTGTCCATGATCTTGACAGCTCCTAGAGTTAAATTAGGAAATTCAGCTAAATAGACAGTGCTAAATCCTCCACAGGCAATCAAATTAGACGTTGAGAAATTCGTGGTGAATTTCTTCAACTCGCCGCTAGTATATCTTTTCAAGTGACCTGCAATTGTTGTGCAATCCAATTCATCATCTTTATCGTCTTCCACAAAAATACGGGCATCAGCTACTCCACCGCGCCTTATTAGATTATATCCAAAGCACCTAAGGAAAGCCATAACGGACAGGAAAATTAGTAACAACAAACACAAGTCGTGCTGGTTGCAGAGGCAGAATCAAAATTTAAACTTGGTTCAAGCTAAGATTTcgagtttcttgaaaaatatatatactacttTTTTATGAATGAATACTATCCATTGCCATTTGTGTGGGATTTATAAAAGGGGCAGTGACGGTGGAGTGGCTAACAGCTTCAGTGCCAGTGGTGGGTAGAATTGACAAGTATATTAGACTCTGAAGCTACGGGGAAGGAGGTAAAAGAAGAGAACAGACCCACACAAAAACAGTATTAAAAACTCAACCAAGAAGAGCACCACCTACAGACAAACAGACCAATTTCTTTTCCCATACCCGTGTGACTTTGAAACCTTATTCTTCTCTTTTGGCCCTTTATATTACTGTTGGACGGTGAGGCTTCCATGAGAGTGCATAGTGCTTACCCAAAAGTCAAAATAAAGGATCTATCTAATTAAGGAGGGGGGAAATGCATGTACTCCTAAAATAGGGTACTAccattaaattattaaaattcaaAGTAGTAGGAAATGAATTGTTTAATAAACTGTGTCAAGTTTATATTCATGAATTGGCATATGGAAAAGCAAAAGCCGCACTCCCTTTGTTTCCTTCAATACGATGGATTGACTAAAGATGTATCTTAAAATGTTAGTTTGACACgaaattcaaaatattattttgattgaACACAAAATCTAAGGAAAAAACAGGCTGATACACATAAGCTAAAAAACATGaataaaataccaaaaattatTTCGTAACAAGCCATTTGTTTTTTATCCAGCGAGACCCACAACAAGTTATGCCAAAGGCAAATGGATATGTAACATATAATATTGTAGAAAAGAGACTATTTTGGATCGGATCAGAGAACGTCGACGTCAAACGAATTGAGACAAAGGGAATCATAGTGAAAGCAAAATATTAAAATGACAACATAATTAAAAGGTAATTCTGATTTAAAACATCAAACCATAACTCAAAGTATGAATAACTTTAATGATTTGAATTCTCGAATATTCTTGTTCAGAAACGAGAAAATGTCAATTCAAGGCTATTGAATAATGAAAATATATACTACCTTCCGTTCTCATTTAGTTGTTATGTTTATTTAAAAAAACATATTCTCAAATACTTGTCAATTTAAAAAATCAAGAGAGAAATTAATTTGTTTCCAACTTGCCCTTAGCATTAATTGTTCTAGAATTAAGATGCacgtaaataaaaaaaattagagaACTAATAAGAGATAAGTTAGTCAAATTACACTTCccattaatattttcttaagggTTGTACAAAACCTTACCGTATTCATTTTGTTTCATTTTATGTGATacacttttcttttttatttatctcAAAGAGAATATTATCTTTCCATATTTAAAGAtaatataatttaataaaaaaa
It includes:
- the LOC104114673 gene encoding probable receptor-like protein kinase At4g10390; the protein is MAFLRCFGYNLIRRGGVADARIFVEDDKDDELDCTTIAGHLKRYTSGELKKFTTNFSTSNLIACGGFSTVYLAEFPNLTLGAVKIMDSSSERLNRIYKQELDILLQIQHDNIVKLLDHCDDAQLGNMLVFEYVSNGTLQDKLHGKRDIIIPWRNRMTVAFQLGQAIEYLHDKCPLQIVHSDIKASNILLDKQFNCKLCDFGSAKMGFSSSVLPPTNRLMLGSPGYTDPHYLRTGIASKKNDIYSFGVVILELISGVEAFSSDSGDRLISKAAPVLKNASKVAEMVDPRLNRDYELEEAKAMTSLAALCLSDCSSLRPSASEILEFMRSRISSILCSVDKKV